The DNA segment GTGGCTGTTCAGCAGCGAGCGGATGACGAGGGCGCAGACCGTCACGGAGACGGCTGTGATGGCAACGGCCAGGAGCATGGAGACCAGGACCGTGCCGACGACCAGGACCACCGCGGTCCCTCCCCCCACAGCGGCGACGAGCGTGCCGGGGGTGAGCTGTACCGAGGGCCGAGCGGTCGGAGCGGGCGTTGGAGTCTGGGACGGCGGAGCCGGGGTGACGGTGACCAGCTCATGCGCGGGCGAGACTCCCTGGCCCCTCACGATCGAGGCGGTGTCGGGGGCCGGGTACTTGGGCGTAAGCATCGCGGTGTCCTCCTGTCAGGGGTTGCAGTGGTGGGTGCGGGCGGCGAGTTCAGCGGCGGAGCGGTCGCGGTAGTCGGCGGAGAATCCACAGCCGGGGGCGGTGCAAGCGGCGGTGTGCTTGGTGCGTCCGTGGCCGTCGTAGTGGGAGCCGACCTGGACGGGGCCGATGCGGATCACGTCGTAGAAGCGGTTCGGGCGCGGCATCTATTAGCCCTCCCGGCCGACGAAGTCGTCGTTGTGGTCAGCAAGCCACTGCTGGATCTCGGGGTGTTCGTCGTCGGTGGCCTGGTTGATCGCAGACTCTCCGAGGCGCATGGCCTCAACGAGCTGATTGGCGCGGGTGAGTTCGGCGGCGCGTTCCAGCGCAGCGCGAGTGGAAGGGCGCATGAGCAGATCTCCTTGTCAGGTGAGTTGGGCGGTGATGGCGTCAGCCAGGAGGGGCGGGATGCCGAGGCGGGCGCGTAGGGTGTCGCGGTCGATCGGTGAGCCGGTGGTTGTCTGGTGGGTGTCGGCGATCTTCCTGGCGTGATCGAGCAGCGCCGGAGGAACCGCGGGAACCGAAGGGGCGGCAGGCTCAAATGCCGGAGCAACCGGTGCGGGCTCGGCAGGCAGCGCGGCGTCGGCCACCGCGGGCGCTGATTCCGGTGCGGCCGGAGCCGCGGGCGGGAGCGGTGCCGAAGCGGTCTCGGGTGTGCGGTCCAGCCTGGTCTCATCGACGGGGGTGTCGGCGGGTTCGGCTTCTGCCGGCGTTGTGGTGGGTGTGTGGGCGAGGAGGGTGCCGCCAAGGAAGGCCAGCGCGGGCCATCCAGCGACGAGGATGCGTAGCCAGGCCGGCACGGCGTTCAGGTCGAGGAGCCCGGCGGTGGCGATGTTCGCCCCCAGGGACGCGGCCAGCGCAATGACGAACCAGGTCCAAGCAGCACGTGCTGCCTGGTCGTTGGCGCGCAGGGAGCGAAGGCGGCGCCAGGCTGCGACGAAGAGAAGGTCGACGCTGACGGGGTAGGCCCAGGCTTTCCAGCCGTGCTGGCCGGCGGCTTCGGCGATGTCGTGGAGGTGGGCAAAGGACAGGGCACCGGCGATCACGGCCTGAACGAGCACGGCATCCAGGCGCAGTT comes from the Streptomyces angustmyceticus genome and includes:
- a CDS encoding SpdD protein; translation: MLTPKYPAPDTASIVRGQGVSPAHELVTVTPAPPSQTPTPAPTARPSVQLTPGTLVAAVGGGTAVVLVVGTVLVSMLLAVAITAVSVTVCALVIRSLLNSHQTGR
- a CDS encoding DUF2637 domain-containing protein, whose amino-acid sequence is MRSKLRLDAVLVQAVIAGALSFAHLHDIAEAAGQHGWKAWAYPVSVDLLFVAAWRRLRSLRANDQAARAAWTWFVIALAASLGANIATAGLLDLNAVPAWLRILVAGWPALAFLGGTLLAHTPTTTPAEAEPADTPVDETRLDRTPETASAPLPPAAPAAPESAPAVADAALPAEPAPVAPAFEPAAPSVPAVPPALLDHARKIADTHQTTTGSPIDRDTLRARLGIPPLLADAITAQLT
- a CDS encoding mobile element transfer protein, which translates into the protein MPRPNRFYDVIRIGPVQVGSHYDGHGRTKHTAACTAPGCGFSADYRDRSAAELAARTHHCNP